The sequence ATCAACCTCGAGGTTTGCAATTACCTTTTCTACAACTTTTTCTCTTTCTTCAGCCAGAGCCAATCTTTGGCTAAGAATTAATTTATTTCTCTTTGGATCAGCTTCTAATATTTTAGCTGGAATATCCATACCGATAAGCCCGTCGTGAGGAGTGCCGGTTCTTAATTGGCTGGAAGGAATGAAGCCTCTTAGACCAAGAACTTTTACTAATACGCCGCCTTTAACTAATGATATAACTTTTGTTTCAATAGTTTCATCTTTTTGACGAAGTTCTTCAAGTTGGGACCAGCTTCTGGCTTGAGAAACTCTCTTTAATGATAAAGTTAATTGTCCATCTTCATTTTCTTCTCTGAGGATGTAGAATTCTTTCTTTTCTCCAACAGATACTATTTCTTCCGGATTTTCAAACGGGAGATTTGAGATTTCTTTGAAAGGAACACAAGCTTCAGTCTTGCCACCAATGTCAACGAGTAACTGACTTTTTTCGATTTTTACTATTACCCCTAGTACTACCTCAGCAACCTTGAAGTTGTAGTCAAAAGATTCCATTAAAAGTTTTTCGAATTCCGTTAAATTGCCTGATTCAATTTTGTCAAGAGCTTTAATCACTGTTTTTATTCTCCTATTCTTTCAATAACTTGATCGATTATAAATCCTGGAGTAGATGCACCTGCCGTAATGCCTATTTTGCTAGTTATATTAATTAAATCCTTATAGGTATCCAGTTCTTTTTCTGTTTCTATATGTATAGTTTTTTTTATTTGACTTACAATCTCTGCCAGATGAGTAGTATTAGCACTTGATTTACTTCCAACTATTATCATAAGTTCAACTTCTTTTGCAAGTGTCATTGCTTCTTGTTGTCTTTTAAATGTTGCTGAACATATAGTATTATAGACTTTTAATTCTGTAGAATATTCAGCAATAATAGGTAAAATTTTCTTAAAATTACCATGTGTCTGTGTTGTTTGAATTACAATGCCAATTTTTTTTGACTTTTTAATTGTACTAAGATATTTCTCTACCTCCTCTTCTGAAGATATCACAATAGCTTCATTTTCTGAACATAAATCTGCGTGAGCCTTTATTGCAATAACCTCGGGGTGATCCGGTTTTCCTATTATAATAACTTTATAGCCTTCTTCTGCTAGGGATCTGGCTTTATTTTGAACTCTCTTTACATCAGGACAAGTCGCATCAATTATCTGGCATTCTTTTTGTTCAAGCTCCTGTATAGTTTGGGGAGTTACTCCATGAGTTCTTATTATGCATATTCCATTTAACTTTTCAGGTATAGTTTCAATAGTATGAATGCCAATACTACTCAGATATTCGATTACCTGAGTATTATGAATTAACTGACCTAATATATAAACTGGAGTACTGGGATTATCTTCCTTGATCTTGACTGATAAGTCTACAGCTCTTTTTACCCCGTAGCAAAAACCAGCATGATTAGCTAATTTAACATTTTTTGAAACCAATTTCAGAGTGGTTCAGCTCCTGTTCTATAGATTTAGAAAGAACATTAATTAGAATAAACTATTTATAATGCATTTCCATAATATAGCTTATATCATGCGAAAAATTAAATTTCAAACAATTTTTTGCTGAGCTTTGTTGCTTAAATCTGGTAAATCTTTTGTATATGTCGTTCTATTCAGATTATGTTCAGTTATATTTTGTAAAAAAAGAATTTAAGAAAAAACTTTAAGTATGTTTGTACATTTTAAAATTATATACGTGAAAAATATTGTTACCCCGTTAAATTGGAGTTTCTATTTATTGCATACTTAATATTGAAAATAAGCCTGCAATAACATACCCTCCTGAGCTTATAGGACATCCTACTATTACTCTGGCACAAAAGTTGTAGATACTTGTGAGTTAGTCTGTAGGAGCCTTTGTTTCATGTCAATTTGTTGAAACAGCAGCGACGGAAGGGATATACTAACTCTTCTTAAATTAGGGTGTCAATCTACTAGTTTTATTGTGATTATTTTATTTAACTAGTTTACT comes from Candidatus Melainabacteria bacterium RIFOXYA2_FULL_32_9 and encodes:
- a CDS encoding 4-hydroxy-3-methylbut-2-enyl diphosphate reductase — encoded protein: MVSKNVKLANHAGFCYGVKRAVDLSVKIKEDNPSTPVYILGQLIHNTQVIEYLSSIGIHTIETIPEKLNGICIIRTHGVTPQTIQELEQKECQIIDATCPDVKRVQNKARSLAEEGYKVIIIGKPDHPEVIAIKAHADLCSENEAIVISSEEEVEKYLSTIKKSKKIGIVIQTTQTHGNFKKILPIIAEYSTELKVYNTICSATFKRQQEAMTLAKEVELMIIVGSKSSANTTHLAEIVSQIKKTIHIETEKELDTYKDLINITSKIGITAGASTPGFIIDQVIERIGE